A window of Pseudomonas alcaliphila JAB1 genomic DNA:
GTTGGGGAGCAGTACGTTAGCTTTGCGATACCACCCCTTCCAAGCCCGCTGATACCAGAACGAACAGGACGAAGCCGCCTATGAAAGCCAGCGGTGAGATGTGCGTATCGTCACCGCTCTCGTGAGCCTCGGAGACCATATCTTCGATGGCAGCGACCGTGAGAAGGCCTGCCGTGAACGTCAGTGCCGCTAGCTTAAATGCCTCCGGCTGGTTCCTGAGTACGAAGTAAGCAAAGACGGCTGCCGAGAGCACAGGAATCGCGAAGGAAGCAGAGAGCAGTATCCGCTTGCTACGAGGGATTCCTTTATCTTTCATGGTGGCGATCGTCGCAAAGCCCTCAGGAACATCGGCGAGAACCTGACCCGCCGCCAGGATTATCGCGACCGACGGTGAGACCGCCGACCCCGCCCCGATCAGGAGGCCATCGCTGAACAGGTCGATGGATACGGCGATATAGATCATCCAGACACTCGTCTGACCGCCTTCTCCCTGCTGGCCTTGTCGCTTCTGGAGACTCTCAACGAGCTTCTCGATACCTACGTAAGCAATGCCGCCCAGCGCGAAAGCGAGGGCGATTACCCAGGCTGAGAGGTTCTCTAGCACGCGCGGCATGATTTCAACCGCCACCACCGCAATGACGAGGCCGGCAGCGCCGTGAAGGGCGTAATTGAGACGGCGCCCGGTAGTTCGGGAGGCCTCCGCAGCGAGCCCACCACTAAAATTGCCTAAGGCGGGCAACAGCGCCAGGCCGAGTACCAGCCAGATACTATCCATCATCTTCCTTCCTTGGTTGATTCCTAGATACGCTACCTTGCTGGCTCCGAGCCTTCGCGCTATATGCTGTCGTTCAGGCCTAGCGCGCTTGTACAGCCACTTCGATCAAGTGTCCCAGGCATCGATAGCTGCGTACCGTGCAGCCTCACCCCTTGAGCGCCAGGATGCGCCGAGCGCCGTTGAGGACGATCAGGCCCACGATGGTACCGATAATCAGGTCAGGGTAGCTGGACCCCGTCCAGGCGACCAAGGCACCGGCGGCGATGACGCCCATGTTGATCACCACATCATTGGCCGAGAATATCCAGCTTGCCTTCATATGCGCGCCGCCTTCGCGGTGCTTGGATATCAACAGCAGGCAACCGGTATTGGCGATCAACGCGACGAAGGCGATCGCCATCATCATCAGCGATTCAGGCTCACTACCGAAAACAAAGCGTCGCACCACCTCGA
This region includes:
- a CDS encoding ZIP family metal transporter is translated as MMDSIWLVLGLALLPALGNFSGGLAAEASRTTGRRLNYALHGAAGLVIAVVAVEIMPRVLENLSAWVIALAFALGGIAYVGIEKLVESLQKRQGQQGEGGQTSVWMIYIAVSIDLFSDGLLIGAGSAVSPSVAIILAAGQVLADVPEGFATIATMKDKGIPRSKRILLSASFAIPVLSAAVFAYFVLRNQPEAFKLAALTFTAGLLTVAAIEDMVSEAHESGDDTHISPLAFIGGFVLFVLVSAGLEGVVSQS